In the Candidatus Dechloromonas phosphoritropha genome, GGTGATGAAGGTCCTCGACGAGGAAGCCGGAGAAGTGCGGCTGTATTGCCATTCGCCCAAACGAGAGGAGAAGGAGAATGGCATCAACCGCCGTTTCTGCGCGCGCTTCGAGGCGGGTTTGGCCAAGATCGCGGCGGGGCTCGCGACCCCACGCGGCGAGAAGCGTCCCAACCGGATTCAGGAGCGGATCGGCAAACTGAAGCAACGCTGCTTCGGGGTGGGGCGACATTACGAGATCACGCTGGAGACGAATACCGAGCAGACCCGCGTGATCCGGCTGGCCTGGGAACAGAAGCCGGTGACGGGGACGATGCTGACCGATCCGGGGGTGTATTGCCTGCGCAGCAACGAGACGACCTGGAGCGAGGAACGACTCTGGCGCACCTACATCATGTTAACCGATCTGGAGGCGGTGTTCCGCAGCCTGAAGTCGGAGTTGGGGCTGCGTCCGGTCTTCCATCACAAGGAGGGCCGCAGTGACGGCCACCTGTTCATCTCGGTGCTGGCATATCAGTGCGTGCAACTGGTCCGTCGGCAGCTGAAGGCGAAGGGGATCGATGCGAGTTGGGCGTCGCTACGCGAGACCCTATCGGTCCAGCGCCGGGTGACGGCGAGTTTCAAGCAGAAGGATGGTCGCACCTTGCACCTGCGCAAGGCGACGCAACCCGAGCCCAAGTTGCGGGCGATCTACACGGCACTGGGACTTGATCCGCTGCCGGGCGGGACGAAAAAGCTGGTCACCTAGCCCTGCGCTCTTCGCCGATGGCGCGTTTGTAGTGCCAGACGCGCCCCGAGACGGTCATAACTCATTGCTTTATATGGCGTGTTATTGGGTGGCGTTAAATATGGGTTAGGCCATCCCGTCTCGCACAGACGTTCCAGCACAAAGGCCGGGCGGGCACAGTAGCGCAACAGGCGCTCCAGGCCATCGCGCTCGTGCGCCTCGATGCGTACCTCGGCGTCGACCGAAAAGCCGCCGCCGTGATCGCCTGCGCATTGAGCCCGCCGGCGACGTGAAAAGCGACGCCACCGTTCGCCACGGCATTAAATACGCCATCGACGACGACGCAGTGGAAGTGCAGATGGGCGTTGAGCAGCGCGCCAAAGCGGTGGATGAAATCCACCACGCCGATATGCGACGCGGCACTGGCGCCTGAACTGCACCGCCGCAGGGTTTTCTGGATCGCATTCAGGAGGATGCGCAGCGCCGCGTTCTGGATGGCAGGGTCACGCTCCAGGTAATAGCGCAGCCACTTGGGTACGGCAAATACCCACTGGCGCACCGGCAGGCGCAGGATGACGTGATCGGCCAGATACGCGGCGGTCTCGACCATGCGTCAGGTGTTGGAGGACGGACAGACGCCACGCCCCGTGCCGGAGTATGCAACCAGAAAGTCGTACCCGCAGTCGGCGCAACGGGCACGGGCGAAACCGTGAGCGTGGATGCCGCAGTCGAGGTAACGGCAAAATTCCCTCTCGGTTACCGCCGGTGCAGTCTCCCCGGTGCCGTCATCCTGAAGCGCCAGCCAGGTGGCAAGATGCGTCTGTACGGTGCGATAGCGCAGCGTGCCTTCGGGGCGGCGACGGCGGTAGACCGCACTGCGCGGTGAGGCGCACCCCAAGGGTACTTCCTTCGGGGCGCAGGCGGAGGTGGCAGGCATGGCAGTCCGGATCGGGTGATCGAGACGCAACACTTTATGCCCATCCAGCTATCGAGACAATCACGACTGCAGGTTGCAAAGGGCGGCTTCGTGATCCGAGACCTGCCGTTCAGAGAAGCACTTTCCGCTGGCTGTCGATGACTGATCCTGGTCGACTGCCGCCCCCGGCGTCTGCATTGCAGCAACTCACACCCCCAGCGCCGCCGAAACGATCTGTTTCGCCTCGGCCACCACCTGCTGCAGGTGCACGGCGCTGGTGAAGCTTTCCGCGTAGATCTTGTAAATGTCCTCGGTGCCCGAGGGCCGGGCGGCGAACCAGCCGTTTTCCGTGACCACCTTGAGCCCGCCGATCGACGCGTCGTTACCGGCGGCGCGCGTTAGTTTGCCGACAATGGGTTCGCCGGCCAAGGTGGTGGCGGTGACGCGTTCCGCGGTCAACTGCTTGAAGGCGGCTTTTTCCGCCGGGCTGGCCGGGGCGTCGATGCGGAGGTAGTGCGGTGTGCCGTGGCGGGCGGCGAGGTCGAGATAGTGCTGACCGGGGTCCTTGCCGGTGACGGCGGTGATTTCGGCGGCGAGCAGGCCGAGGATGATGCCGTCCTTGTCGGTGGTCCACACGCTGCCGTCGCAGCGCAGAAAGCTGGCGCCAGCGCTTTCCTCGCCGCCGAAGCAAATGCTGCCGTCGAGCAACCCGGTGGAGAACCATTTGAAGCCGACCGGCACTTCGAGCAGACGGCGGCCAAGCCCGGCGACGACACGGTCGATCAGGCCGCTCGACACCAGAGTCTTGCCGACGGCGGCGGTCGCCGGCCATTGCGGACGATGCGCGAGCAGGTAGGCGATGGCGACGGCGAGGTAGTGGTTGGGGTTCATTAGCCCGAGCGACGGGGTGACGACGCCATGGCGGTCGACATCGGCGTCGTTGCCCCAGGCGATGCCGAAGCGGTCCTTGAGCGCGACCAAGCTGGCCATGGCATACGGGCTGGAGCAGTCCATGCGGATCTTGCCGTCGTGATCCAGTGTCATGAAGGCGAAGGCCGGGTCGACCGCCGGGTTGACAACAGTGATGTCGAGCCCGTGGCGTTCGGCGATCGGCGCCCAGTAGGCGACCGCGGCGCCGCCCATGGGGTCAACACCGATGCGCAGACCGGCGCGGCGTATCGCCTCCATATCGATGACGTTGCCGAGATCGGAAATGTAGCCATTCATCAGGTCGACCGCACGGGTGGTCGACACGTTCAGTGCCTGCTCACAGGGCACGCGCCTGACGCCGCGGTTGCCGTCGGCGAGCAGTTCGTTGGCCCGAAGTTCGATGGCGCCGGTGACGTCGGTGTCGGCCGGCCCGCCGTGCGGCGGGTTGTACTTGATGCCGCCATCCTGCGGCGGGTTGTGCGAGGGCGTGATGACGATACCGTCGGCCAGGGCAGCCGTCCGCCCGGCATTATGGGTGAGAATGGCATGCGAGATGACGGGCGTCGGCGTGAAGCCGCCGGCGGCCTGGAAGCGGACGGCGACGCCGTTGGCGGCCAGCACCTCCAGAACCGTGCGCTGCGCCGGGGCCGACAGCGCGTGGGTATCCATGCCGAGAAAAAGCGGCCCGACGATTCCCGCGCCGGCGCGGTATTCGGCCACCGCCTGGGTGATGGCGAGTATGTGCGCCTCGTTGAAGCTGCCGGCGAGCGCACTGCCGCGGTGGCCGCTGGTGCCGAAGGCGACGCGCTGCGCCGGGTCGGCGGGGTCGGGCGGATTGCGGTAGGCGGCGAGCAGCGCCGGAATGTCGGCGAGGCTGGCGGTGGGGGCCGGCTGGCCGGCGAGCGGGTGCGTCATCGTGTTCTCCTGGATCGATCGTTTCTGCGGCATGGGCAGCGTAGCGGACCGCCTTGCCGATTGCATCATGGTGAGCCGGCCGCGAGAGCTTGGCAAGGCTTGCTGTTACAAAAAGATGACATTCTGACCACAGGCGGCGACCACTTCTTGGGTAGACTCTCGCCCATCAGGACGCACACCACGGAGCACACACCATGAACGACCAGCAGCAACGATCCCCACGGCACTCCGCATTCGCCGGACAGCCATCCGGACTGGCCGGTCGCATTGTTGGTTTCGTCGCGGCGGTCGCCGCCACCCTCCTCGCCTTCATGTTCTCGCTGGCGTTGATCGCGCTGGTCGTCGCCGGCGGCGCGGCGCTCGGCGGCTGGCTGTGGTGGAAGACGCGCGAAGCGCGCAAGGCAATGACCGGGCGGCGGCCGGGCGGCGGCTACGTCATTGAGGGCGAGGCCGTGCGCGAGACCGAGACCGTCGTCGTCCGCCGCTTTCCCGAGTGAGCGACCCGGCCGCCTAGGCAGCGGCGGCGCGCCCCGCCAGCCAGTCGCGTACTGCAGGGCCGGTGCCGAAATCCCAGGCCTTGAGCTTGTCCGGATCGATTAGCCGGAACTCGGCGAGTTCCTCATTGAGGACGATCTTCCCCTCGGCGACGACGTGATAAGCGGCTATCAACTGGTTTTTCTGCGCAAAAGGGTAGAGCCCGACCAGCTTGACCGTGGTCGCCCGCAACCCGAGTTCTTCGCCAACCTCGCGTGCCACCGCCACTTCGGGCGCCTCCCCACGCTCGAGGTAGCCGGTCACCAGCCCGAAGACCTTTTCCGGCCAGCGCGCGTTGCGCGCCAGCAGGATACGGCCGCCGACCTCGACCAGCGCGGCGACCACGGGTACCGGGTTTTCCCAGTGTACGAAAGCGCAGACCGCCTCCGGACAGGCGGCGCGGAGCACGCCGTCGATCGTCTGTTCGACGAGGCGCGCGGCGCAACGCGGGCAAAAGCTGAATCCCTCGCTCATGCCCGGCGACCCCGCCTCACAGCCTGCCCGCGACCCAGCCGGCAACCGAGGCCAGCGCCGCCGGAAGGTTCTCCGGCTGCGTGCCGCCGGCCTGCGCCATGTCCGGGCGGCCACCGCCCTTGCCGCCGACCTGCTGGGCGACCATGTTGACCAGTTCGCCGGCCTTGACCCTGGCGGTGAGGTCGGCGGTGACGCCAGCGATCAACGTTACCTTGCCGTCGGCCACCGCAGCCAGCACGATGGCGGCCGTCTTCAGCTTGTCCTTCAACTTGTCCATGGTCTCGCGCAAGGCATTGATGTCCGCCCCTTCCAGCCTGACTGCAAGAACCCTGACCCCATTGACGTCGGTTGCCTGATTGACCATGTCGTCGCCCTGCGCCGACGCCAGCTTGCCCTTGAGCGCCGCCAGTTCGCGTTCCAGCTTGCGCACCTGGTGGAGCACCGCGGCAACACGGGCCGGCACGTCTTTCGGCAGCACCTTCAGTGTGCCGGCAACGCCGCCGAGCGCCGCTTCCATTCCCTGCATGTAGGCCAGCGCATTGTCGCCGGTGACCGCCTCGACGCGGCGCACGCCAGCCGCGACGCCACCTTCGGCACTGATGCTGAAGAGGCCAATGTCGCCAGTGCGGGCAACATGCGTGCCACCGCACAGTTCGCGCGACGAACCGATGTCGAGTACCCGCACGGTATCGCCGTACTTCTCGCCGAACAGCATCATGGCGCCAAGGTTCTGCGCTTCGGCAATCGGCAGTACGCGGCATTCGTTGGCGGTGTTGGCAAGAATCTCGGCATTGACGAGTTGCTCGACGCGGCGGATTTCCGAATTGGTCAGCGGCTGGTTGTGCACGAAGTCGAAGCGGGTCTTGTCCGGGTCCACCTGCGACCCCTTCTGCTGCACGTGGTCGCCGAGCACATCGCGCAACGCCTTGTGCAGCAGGTGGGTCGCCGAGTGGTTGCGCATGGTGCGCATGCGGGCCAGGACATCCACCCTGGCGGCGACGCCGTTGCCGACCGTGATGGCCCCAGTCCTGACGATGCCGTGGTGCCCGAAGACGGCTGCCTGAATCTTCTGCGTATCCTCGACGGCGAAGGTACCATGCACCGACTGCAGCACGCCACGATCGCCAACCTGGCCGCCGGATTCGGCGTAGAACGGCGTGTTGTCGAGCACGACGACGCCTGTTTCGCCCTCGTTTAGCTGGTTGACCGCAGCACTGTCCTTGTAGAGCGCCAGGACATTGGCTTTGTATTCGAGACTGTCGTAGCCATGGAAGGTGGTGGCAGGGCCGTCGTAATCGAGGTTGGCGGCCATCCTGAACTTGCCGGCGGCACGCGCCTGTTCCTTCTGGCGCGCCATCGCGGTATCGAAGGAGGTAATTTCGACTGTCATGCTTACCGCTGCACCCTGGCCAACTATTGCTCCACTAGCTACGTGCACTACCGGGGATTTCTTGATATTCACTCTGCGCTCGCGGCAGATGTCCTGCGTCAGATCGAGCGGGAAACCGTAAGTGTCGTGTAGCTTGAAAGCGACCTCACCGCTGAACTCCGTCTTGCCTGATTGCTCCATCGCCGTCAGCTCGCCTTCGAGGATCGCCATGCCGTGCTCGATGGTCTCGAAGAAGCGGTCCTCTTCCTGCCTCAGCATCGCCATGACGCGCGCCTGATAGCGCGCCAGTTCCGGATAGGCAGCACCCATTTCGGCGACGAGGTCGGGCACCATCCTGTGGAAAAAGGCAGCGCGCGCGCCCAGCTTGTAGCCGTGGCGGATGGCGCGGCGGATGATCCGGCGCAGCACGTAACCGCGTCCCTCGTTGCCGGGAATGACGCCGTCGGCAATCAGGAAAGCACAGGCGCGAATGTGGTCGGCCAGCACCTTGAGTGACGGGCTGTTCATGTCAGCAGCGCTGGTTTCACGCGCGGCGGCGGCGATCAGCGTCCGGAACAGGTCAATCTCGTAGTTGGCATGGACGCCCTGCAGCACGGCGGCGATGCGCTCGAGGCCCATGCCGGTATCAACCGAGGGCTTGGGCAGCGGGTGCATGACGCCGTGTTCGTCACGGTTGAACTGCATGAAGACGATGTTCCAGATCTCGATGTAACGGTCGCCGTCTTCCTCGGGCGTTCCTGGCGGGCCACCCCAGTGCTGCTCGCCGTGGTCGTAGAAGATTTCGGTACACGGACCGCAGGGGCCGATGTCGCCCATCATCCAGAAATTGTCGGAAGCGTAGCGGGCACCCTTGTTGTCGCCGATGCGGATGCAGCGCTCGCCGGGGATGCCGATCTCGCGGGTCCAGATGTCGTAGGCCTCGTCGTCCTCGGCATAGACCGTCACCCACAGCCTGTCGGACGGGAGTTTGTAGACTTCCGTCAGGAGTTCCCAGGCATACCTGATCGCGTCGTCCTTGAAGTAGTCGCCAAAGCTGAAGTTGCCCAGCATCTCGAAGAAAGTATGGTGGCGCGCGGTGTAGCCGACATTCTCGAGGTCGTTGTGCTTGCCCCCGGCGCGCACGCATTTCTGCGACGTCGTCGCACGGTTGTACGGGCGCTTGTCGAAGCCGAGGAAGACGTCCTTGAACTGGTTCATCCCGGCATTGGTAAACAACAGGGTCGGGTCCTCGTGCGGCACCAGCGAGCTCGAAGCGACGATCTGGTGGCCCTTGGAGGCAAAGAAGTCGAGAAACTGCTGGCGGATTTCGGCGCTTGTCATAAGCTGGCGGCCTCAAAAACGTTAAGTGCGAAGCCGTCAATTTTAAAAGAAAACCGGACCGCCCATGCGGCTGGCAGCGCCGCTACCCGGCAAAACGATCGAGGCGATCGGTAAACAGGCTACTGACGCCACGCTCGAACAGCGTTTTTGCCTGTTCCAGCGTGTTGACCGTGTAGCACAGCACCGGGATATCGTGTGCCGTCGCTTCGGCGATAATTTCGTCGCTGACCAGGTCGGCGGCGCAATGCAGCGTCACCGCCTGCAATCGGTCCAGTTGCGCATACCAGTCGGCGGGCGGCACCTCGAAAAGAACGCCGCGGCTGATTTCCGGCGCCACGTCGCGCGCCACCTCGAGGGCTGCGAGCGAGAAGGAAGACAGCAGCGGTTGAATCGTCGCCCCGCACCACAGGTCGGCGGTCAGCCGGGCGACGACAGCGGCCGTCGCCAGTTCGTGGCCGATTGCCGGCTTGATCTCGACGTTGGCCAGCAAGCCCAATTCACGGCACAGTGCGGCGGCTTCCGCAAATAATGGAACGGGTTCGCCGTTTCCGGCATCGAGCTTGAACAGGACCACGTCCGGTGTATCGCAAACGTGGCCCGTGCCGTTGGTCGTGCGTTCCAGCGTTTCATCGTGAATCAGCACCGGCGTTCCGTCCGCCGAGAGCATGACGTCGAATTCGACCGCCTGGTAGCCGAGGCTGGCCGCCAGCCGGATGCCGGCCAGCGTGTTTTCCGGAGCCAGGGTTCCGCCACCGCGATGGGCAATCCAGCGCGGCAGCGGGGGGTGCATCAGAAGGGCTGCGCCTTCTTCAAGGCCGGCGTCGCATTGAGGACCGACATGCCGCGACTGACCGCAGTATCGAGTGCGGCCTTGGACGGCTTTTTGTCTGACCACGCCAGCTCGATTTCCTCATCGGTGATTATGCGCACCGCATCGATATCCGAAACGTTCAGCGCTGACGGCAGTTTGGAATTCGTACCCTTCAAGGAAACATAGGCGGCTTGCAGCGCTTCGTCGTCGTCCTTCAGAATTTTGCTGCGTGCAGCGGCGCGGGCGGCGGCGGTCAGCGGCAAGCCACCATAGGCGCGCACCAGCTCGATCTGATTATCCGGCGCCAGCAGGTACGAGACAAACTTGGCGGCCTGCTTGTATTCGGCCGGCGAGCGGCCCGCCCCCACCCACAGTGAAGCGCCATCGGCCAGCGACGGCCGGCGGCCGCCATAGACGTCTTCGTGATAAGGCATCGGCGCGACGCCAAGTTCGACACCCTTGGCATCGCGGAAAGCGATCGACTGGTTCGAGTCGGCAGTAATCATCGCGCACTCGCCCGAGGCGAATTTCTGGTTGGCCTCGTCGCGGCGACCGAACAGGCGGAAATAATTGGCCTTGGTCCACGTCGACATCATCGCCACGTGTTTGACCTGCGGCAGGCCGTTGAAAGCAAGCTGACCCTTGTCAGTCGTCGCCTGCAAGCCGGAAACTGCGCTGACGTTGTCGACATGCACCCAAACCGGCCAGGCCGTGGTGTAGGGACACGAATAACCAGCATCCTGCAGTTTGTCGAGCATGCCCTGCATCTCGAACCAGGTCTTCGGCGGCTGCTCCGGATTCAGCTTGGCCTTGCGCAAGGCGTTCTTGTTGTAGAACAGCACCGGGGTCGCGTAGAGAACCGGCAAGGCAACCAGGCGACCCTTGGCATCGACGACATTGGCCTTCAGGTCATTCGACAGCCCGTCGGCATCCAGCTTGACACCTGCCTTGGCCATCATCTGATAGAGCGGCATGAAGTACTTCGACTGGCTCAACACCTCGCTCATGTCATAGCGATGCATCAGGTTCAGACCAGCCGGCCTCTCGCCTTTTTGCAGCCGCACCAGTTTCAGGTTACCGCCGGTGTCCTTGTTAAAACGATCGACAAAGCCTTGCAGGGCCTTCTCGCCTTCCGGGCTCAGGTTGTGCGCCAGCTCGAAGTCGCCCGAGGCGGCCACGGCAGCCTCCGGTTTTTCAGCAGCTTTCGCAACGGGCTTCTTGACAGATTTTGCAGTCGATTTGGCAGCCGGCTTGGATGCCTGCTTGGCGGAAGGTTCTGCGGCCAGCGCTGGAAAGGCCAGAGCCAGGCTGGCGGCGATTACCAGGGGGCGAATGAAATGCGACATAGGTACTCCGAGAGGCGAAAGGTTGCGATTATAACGCTCGATTCGCAAGCGTGAAGCGCTATAAAAAATACAACGCCACGCCCACTTCGTAGCCGACAACATCCGAATTCCGGGTGATGAAAGCCGTACGGCTGTTGCGTCCGGAATGGCGACCCGCCGACCGCTGGCAGCAATGCACCTCAGAAGGCATGCTTGCCACAATTTACATACATACACGAATGTATGTAGAATCCGTTCATCGTCAATTCTGCAGGTCACACGACCCTGCCGATCGCTATTCCCGGAGCTTCGACATGCACTCACCTCTCACCCTGCTACATCGTTTTCCGAAAACCCTGCTGCTTCCTAGCCTCATCAGCGGCGCGCTGTTCCTCGGCGCCTGCTCCAAGACTGAGGCACCGCCAAAGGCAGGCGGCGCAATGCCCGTCACCGTTCTGGAGATACAGCCACGCAGCGTGCCGAATGCGGTCGAAATCGTGGCACAGACCGAAGGGGCCAAGGAAACCGAGGTACGCGCCCGCGTCGGCGGCATTCTGATGAAACAGCTCTATCACGAGGGCGCGCCGGTCAAGGCCGGCCAACCGCTGTTTCAGATCGACCGCTCCACCTATGATATTGCCCACGCCGAGGCCAAGGCCAAGGCCGACCAGACAGCGCGCGAAATGGCGCGGCTCAAGAAACTGGTCGACATTCAGGGCGTCAGCCGCAAGGAATACGACGATGCGATCAGCGCCAACGAACTGGCGCAGGCCGCGTTGCGCCAGGCCCAATTGAATCTCTCGTGGACGACGGTCACGGCGCCGGTGGACGGCATCTCCGGGCGGGCGGCAAAATCGATCGGGAACCTGATTACGGTCGGATCGGACAGCCTGTTGACCTCGGTGTACCAGAATGACCCGATGTGGGTCCGCTTCAGCATCTCGACCAACGAAGCGGCGCGCCTGCCGGGTGGCCGCCTGACGCCGGAAACTGTCACCGGGGTCGAACTGGTCTTGCCGGACGGCAGCGTATTCCCGGTCAAGGGCAAATTGAACTTCATGGCCAGCACCATCGACCCGATGCTGGGCACCCGCCAGTTGCGTGCCGAATTCCCGAACAGCGACAGTCGC is a window encoding:
- a CDS encoding extracellular solute-binding protein, giving the protein MSHFIRPLVIAASLALAFPALAAEPSAKQASKPAAKSTAKSVKKPVAKAAEKPEAAVAASGDFELAHNLSPEGEKALQGFVDRFNKDTGGNLKLVRLQKGERPAGLNLMHRYDMSEVLSQSKYFMPLYQMMAKAGVKLDADGLSNDLKANVVDAKGRLVALPVLYATPVLFYNKNALRKAKLNPEQPPKTWFEMQGMLDKLQDAGYSCPYTTAWPVWVHVDNVSAVSGLQATTDKGQLAFNGLPQVKHVAMMSTWTKANYFRLFGRRDEANQKFASGECAMITADSNQSIAFRDAKGVELGVAPMPYHEDVYGGRRPSLADGASLWVGAGRSPAEYKQAAKFVSYLLAPDNQIELVRAYGGLPLTAAARAAARSKILKDDDEALQAAYVSLKGTNSKLPSALNVSDIDAVRIITDEEIELAWSDKKPSKAALDTAVSRGMSVLNATPALKKAQPF
- a CDS encoding transposase zinc-binding domain-containing protein, translating into MPATSACAPKEVPLGCASPRSAVYRRRRPEGTLRYRTVQTHLATWLALQDDGTGETAPAVTEREFCRYLDCGIHAHGFARARCADCGYDFLVAYSGTGRGVCPSSNT
- a CDS encoding NUDIX domain-containing protein — its product is MSEGFSFCPRCAARLVEQTIDGVLRAACPEAVCAFVHWENPVPVVAALVEVGGRILLARNARWPEKVFGLVTGYLERGEAPEVAVAREVGEELGLRATTVKLVGLYPFAQKNQLIAAYHVVAEGKIVLNEELAEFRLIDPDKLKAWDFGTGPAVRDWLAGRAAAA
- a CDS encoding alpha-D-glucose phosphate-specific phosphoglucomutase — encoded protein: MTHPLAGQPAPTASLADIPALLAAYRNPPDPADPAQRVAFGTSGHRGSALAGSFNEAHILAITQAVAEYRAGAGIVGPLFLGMDTHALSAPAQRTVLEVLAANGVAVRFQAAGGFTPTPVISHAILTHNAGRTAALADGIVITPSHNPPQDGGIKYNPPHGGPADTDVTGAIELRANELLADGNRGVRRVPCEQALNVSTTRAVDLMNGYISDLGNVIDMEAIRRAGLRIGVDPMGGAAVAYWAPIAERHGLDITVVNPAVDPAFAFMTLDHDGKIRMDCSSPYAMASLVALKDRFGIAWGNDADVDRHGVVTPSLGLMNPNHYLAVAIAYLLAHRPQWPATAAVGKTLVSSGLIDRVVAGLGRRLLEVPVGFKWFSTGLLDGSICFGGEESAGASFLRCDGSVWTTDKDGIILGLLAAEITAVTGKDPGQHYLDLAARHGTPHYLRIDAPASPAEKAAFKQLTAERVTATTLAGEPIVGKLTRAAGNDASIGGLKVVTENGWFAARPSGTEDIYKIYAESFTSAVHLQQVVAEAKQIVSAALGV
- the alaS gene encoding alanine--tRNA ligase, translated to MTSAEIRQQFLDFFASKGHQIVASSSLVPHEDPTLLFTNAGMNQFKDVFLGFDKRPYNRATTSQKCVRAGGKHNDLENVGYTARHHTFFEMLGNFSFGDYFKDDAIRYAWELLTEVYKLPSDRLWVTVYAEDDEAYDIWTREIGIPGERCIRIGDNKGARYASDNFWMMGDIGPCGPCTEIFYDHGEQHWGGPPGTPEEDGDRYIEIWNIVFMQFNRDEHGVMHPLPKPSVDTGMGLERIAAVLQGVHANYEIDLFRTLIAAAARETSAADMNSPSLKVLADHIRACAFLIADGVIPGNEGRGYVLRRIIRRAIRHGYKLGARAAFFHRMVPDLVAEMGAAYPELARYQARVMAMLRQEEDRFFETIEHGMAILEGELTAMEQSGKTEFSGEVAFKLHDTYGFPLDLTQDICRERRVNIKKSPVVHVASGAIVGQGAAVSMTVEITSFDTAMARQKEQARAAGKFRMAANLDYDGPATTFHGYDSLEYKANVLALYKDSAAVNQLNEGETGVVVLDNTPFYAESGGQVGDRGVLQSVHGTFAVEDTQKIQAAVFGHHGIVRTGAITVGNGVAARVDVLARMRTMRNHSATHLLHKALRDVLGDHVQQKGSQVDPDKTRFDFVHNQPLTNSEIRRVEQLVNAEILANTANECRVLPIAEAQNLGAMMLFGEKYGDTVRVLDIGSSRELCGGTHVARTGDIGLFSISAEGGVAAGVRRVEAVTGDNALAYMQGMEAALGGVAGTLKVLPKDVPARVAAVLHQVRKLERELAALKGKLASAQGDDMVNQATDVNGVRVLAVRLEGADINALRETMDKLKDKLKTAAIVLAAVADGKVTLIAGVTADLTARVKAGELVNMVAQQVGGKGGGRPDMAQAGGTQPENLPAALASVAGWVAGRL
- a CDS encoding transposase, which translates into the protein MVETAAYLADHVILRLPVRQWVFAVPKWLRYYLERDPAIQNAALRILLNAIQKTLRRCSSGASAASHIGVVDFIHRFGALLNAHLHFHCVVVDGVFNAVANGGVAFHVAGGLNAQAITAAAFRSTPRYASRRTSAMAWSACCATVPARPLCWNVCARRDGLTHI
- the ugpQ gene encoding glycerophosphodiester phosphodiesterase → MHPPLPRWIAHRGGGTLAPENTLAGIRLAASLGYQAVEFDVMLSADGTPVLIHDETLERTTNGTGHVCDTPDVVLFKLDAGNGEPVPLFAEAAALCRELGLLANVEIKPAIGHELATAAVVARLTADLWCGATIQPLLSSFSLAALEVARDVAPEISRGVLFEVPPADWYAQLDRLQAVTLHCAADLVSDEIIAEATAHDIPVLCYTVNTLEQAKTLFERGVSSLFTDRLDRFAG
- a CDS encoding efflux RND transporter periplasmic adaptor subunit, translated to MHSPLTLLHRFPKTLLLPSLISGALFLGACSKTEAPPKAGGAMPVTVLEIQPRSVPNAVEIVAQTEGAKETEVRARVGGILMKQLYHEGAPVKAGQPLFQIDRSTYDIAHAEAKAKADQTAREMARLKKLVDIQGVSRKEYDDAISANELAQAALRQAQLNLSWTTVTAPVDGISGRAAKSIGNLITVGSDSLLTSVYQNDPMWVRFSISTNEAARLPGGRLTPETVTGVELVLPDGSVFPVKGKLNFMASTIDPMLGTRQLRAEFPNSDSRLLPGQFVRIRLLAGEQGGIFLVPQSAVVQSEQGNLVMTADAENKVAPRPIKTGEWFGKDWIVLDGLKAGDKVIIDNLMKLRPGAPVDPHPPAPAAGTKPEGMSGMSATTPTHE